In Canis lupus baileyi chromosome X, mCanLup2.hap1, whole genome shotgun sequence, one DNA window encodes the following:
- the MID1IP1 gene encoding mid1-interacting protein 1, with protein sequence MMQICDTYNQKHSLFNAMNRFIGAVNNMDQTVMVPSLLRDVPLAEPGLDNDVGVEVGGSGGCLEERTPPAPGPGSANGGFFAPSRDMYSHYVLLKSIRNDIEWGVLHQPPPPPGSEEGNAWKSKDILVDLSHLEGAEAGEEDLEQQFHYHLRGLHSVLSKLTRKANILTNRYKQEIGFSNWGQ encoded by the coding sequence ATGATGCAGATCTGCGACACCTACAACCAGAAGCACTCGCTCTTTAACGCCATGAACCGCTTCATCGGCGCGGTGAACAACATGGACCAGACGGTGATGGTGCCCAGCCTGCTGCGCGACGTGCCCCTGGCCGAGCCCGGGCTGGACAACGACGTGGGCGTGGAGGTGGGCGGCAGTGGCGGCTGCCTGGAGGAGCGcacgcccccggcccccggcccgggcagcgCCAACGGCGGCTTTTTCGCGCCCTCCCGGGACATGTACAGCCACTACGTGCTGCTCAAGTCCATCCGCAACGACATCGAGTGGGGGGTCCTGcaccagccgccgccgccgccggggagcGAGGAGGGCAACGCCTGGAAGTCCAAGGACATCCTGGTGGACCTGAGCCACCTAGAGGGCGCGGAAGCCGGCGAGGAGGACCTGGAACAGCAGTTCCACTACCACCTGCGCGGGCTGCACTCTGTGCTCTCCAAACTCACGCGTAAAGccaacatcctcaccaacagaTACAAGCAGGAGATCGGCTTCAGCAATTGGGGCCAGTGA